Within Sorangiineae bacterium MSr11367, the genomic segment CGCCGTGTGCGGCTGATCGCGGCGGGGCTCGTCTGTTTTGGGCGAGATGGCTTCGCCGCCACGACCACGCGGAGCATTGCCGCGGAATCGGGCCTGACGCAGCGCTATTTCTACGAGTCCTTCACCGGAATCGATGACTTCTTCGAACAGATCGTCCGCGAGCTGGGCGAGGAATGGCAAGCCAACATCGCCGGTGCCATTTCGGCCGCACCACCCCGGCTCGAAGAACGTTTGCGCGGCGGCGTGACGGCATACCTAAAAGGTATCCATCGGAAGCCGTACGTTGCCCGAGTGATGCTCATCGAAGCCTTTACCGCCGCCCCGACGACGTCCCAGGTGGAGCGGTTTCTCGCCGTCATGGGTGAACTCATCGAGAAGACCATCGCCGATGAGTTCCCGTCGAAGTCGAAAGTCGCCGCCGACCGAGACTTCTTGGCCACGGGCTACGTCGGCGCCATCCACCACGTAGCCTTGCGATGGGTTCGGAGCCGATTTTCGGA encodes:
- a CDS encoding TetR/AcrR family transcriptional regulator — translated: MGTLLNVTSSDATFNEEANDVKFEATAGHRNVARPTCVPCIWKQMRSNKAVTRLAAGSNATEAQRVYGGRSGDQRRGERRVRLIAAGLVCFGRDGFAATTTRSIAAESGLTQRYFYESFTGIDDFFEQIVRELGEEWQANIAGAISAAPPRLEERLRGGVTAYLKGIHRKPYVARVMLIEAFTAAPTTSQVERFLAVMGELIEKTIADEFPSKSKVAADRDFLATGYVGAIHHVALRWVRSRFSEPLEKVVDVIIKLIVGSLSGYGTSKPGKDKAR